A single Metarhizium brunneum chromosome 5, complete sequence DNA region contains:
- the af520_1 gene encoding Fumagillin beta-trans-bergamotene synthase af520 → MKEKMTQPHSPNTHVLYSPWLLFQLIWEFTQSDVLTFVLPNSAFGILSALAAAGFSIDCPQPNWEQVLFRSPVVVAFNWYSVLLFTLANQRRPESIQEDAINKPWRPVPSNRVQPELVRKAMLVLIPLSKALNYSIGLWQEGLMIQVLTWMYNDLRAGNELIRDAVIAVAYGFFNLASLKIAQGPNCHISTPVYLWILTVSGVILTTMQIQDLKDQEGDRTRLRKTIPLVFGETFSRVTIAAFTCVWTELAVKFWKLGWLDAIATRTIALTLVGRVLTKKGVGEDRNNWKLWCFWTVSLYSMPLISHQ, encoded by the coding sequence ATGAAGGAGAAAATGACTCAGCCGCACAGTCCAAACACCCATGTACTTTATAGCCCTTGGCTGCTCTTTCAACTGATTTGGGAATTCACTCAGAGCGATGTCCTCACATTTGTCTTGCCCAATTCGGCCTTCGGTATCCTAAgcgcccttgccgccgctggcttcTCTATTGATTGCCCGCAACCAAATTGGGAACAAGTACTCTTCAGGTCGCCAGTGGTAGTTGCCTTTAACTGGTACAGCGTGCTTCTTTTCACACTAGCAAATCAACGACGCCCCGAGTCAATCCAAGAGGATGCTATCAACAAGCCATGGCGACCTGTTCCATCGAATCGAGTGCAACCTGAACTGGTTCGCAAAGCGATGCTGGTTCTGATCCCGCTTTCCAAGGCTCTCAACTATTCCATTGGCCTGTGGCAAGAGGGCTTGATGATCCAAGTGCTAACTTGGATGTACAACGACCTTAGGGCCGGCAACGAGCTCATCCGCGACGCCGTCATCGCTGTTGCGTACGGCTTCTTCAACCTGGCTAGCTTGAAAATTGCTCAGGGGCCCAACTGCCACATTTCCACTCCGGTTTATTTGTGGATTCTGACCGTGAGTGGTGTGATTCTTACGACTATGCAAATCCAAGACTTgaaagaccaagaaggcgATCGAACAAGGCTCAGAAAAACCATTCCTCTTGTCTTTGGAGAGACTTTCTCGAGGGTCACTATCGCCGCCTTCACATGTGTGTGGACGGAGCTGGCAGTCAAGTTTTGGAAGTTGGGTTGGTTAGACGCTATTGCTACAAGAACCATCGCCCTCACACTTGTTGGGAGGGTGTTGACTAAGAAAGGAGTTGGTGAGGATAGAAACAACTGGAAGCTGTGGTGTTTCTGGACGGTGAGCTTGTATTCTATGCCATTAATTTCACACCAGTAA
- the HSP31 gene encoding Glutathione-independent glyoxalase HSP31 translates to MSRRILFVFTSNDRLVNTTVKTGWYLPEAAHPYYGLKTAGFEINFVSELGGRPPLDESSISATKNDAVCQRFLNDAQVQKMLDEAPPLSSIKLPAPEYDAVFYPGGQGPLIGLPQNTQSQNLIRTMFEDGRVVSAICHAPAVFTEVKLRDGKYLVDGRKVTSMSNKEEELWGRVPYVPYLVQSRLKERGGIFIEGSTAWGDHVVVDKDSHGRKLVTGANPASGGSLAREIIKLLRE, encoded by the exons ATGTCACGCAGAATCTTGTTCGTCTTCACAAGCAATGACCGGCTGGTCAATACCACCGTGAAAACAGGGTGGTATCTTCCCGAGGCTGCTCATCCATACTATGGCTTGAAAACGGCAGGGTTCGAAATAAATTTTGTAAGCGAACTCGGGGGTCGTCCACCGCTAGACGAGTCGTCCATCTCGGCGACAAAGAATGACGCTGTTTGCCAGAGA TTCTTAAACGACGCCCAAGTGCAAAAGATGCTCGACGAGGCACCGCCTCTGTCAAGTATCAAGCTTCCTGCTCCTGAATATGACGCAGTCTTCTATCCCGGCGGCCAAGGACCACTTATTGGGCTGCCTCAGAACACGCAATCCCAAAACCTGATAAGGACAATGTTTGAAGATGGTAGAGTAGTCAGCGCAATTTGCCACGCCCCAGCAGTTTTCACGGAGGTCAAGCTGCGAGATGGAAAGTATCTTGTGGACGGCCGTAAAGTGACAAGCATGTCAAACAAGGAAGAGGAGTTATGGGGTCGAGTGCCTTATGTACCGTACTTGGTGCAGTCTCGGCTGAAAGAACGCGGTGGCATTTTCATCGAAGGTAGTACGGCGTGGGGTGACCATGTAGTTGTGGATAAGGATTCTCACGGGCGGAAACTTGTGACTGGTGCCAACCCTGCGTCTGGAGGGAGTCTTGCGAGGGAAATTATCAAGCTGTTACGAGAATAA